A genomic window from Leptolyngbya sp. BL0902 includes:
- the rfbC gene encoding dTDP-4-dehydrorhamnose 3,5-epimerase — protein MIFTETPLAGAYVVDIDKKADNRGFFARTFCANEFSELGMKPEVAQINLCYNGTQGTVRGMHYQVPPASETKLVRCTRGAIYDVIVDLRPDSPTYLQHFGVELTADNYRALYVPELFAHGYQTLTPEAEIVYVVSEFYTPGCERGLRYNDPKLNIQWPLPASLISDKDNSWDLLADA, from the coding sequence ATGATTTTTACCGAAACGCCCCTGGCCGGAGCCTACGTCGTTGACATTGACAAGAAGGCCGATAATCGCGGCTTTTTTGCCCGTACCTTCTGCGCCAACGAGTTTTCCGAACTAGGCATGAAGCCAGAGGTGGCCCAGATTAACCTCTGCTACAACGGCACCCAGGGCACGGTGCGGGGCATGCACTACCAGGTGCCCCCAGCCTCAGAAACCAAGCTGGTGCGCTGCACGCGAGGCGCAATTTACGATGTCATCGTCGATCTGCGGCCCGACTCGCCCACCTACCTTCAGCACTTTGGGGTCGAACTCACGGCGGACAACTACCGGGCGCTGTACGTGCCTGAACTATTCGCCCACGGCTACCAAACCCTGACCCCAGAGGCCGAAATCGTCTACGTGGTCAGCGAGTTTTACACTCCGGGCTGCGAACGGGGTCTGCGCTATAACGACCCGAAACTCAACATTCAGTGGCCCCTGCCTGCCAGCCTGATCTCCGACAAAGACAATAGTTGGGACTTGTTAGCCGACGCCTAA
- the rfbF gene encoding glucose-1-phosphate cytidylyltransferase, whose product MKAVILAGGLGTRLSEETSIRPKPMVEIGGKPILWHIMKIYSAHGIDEFIICCGYKGYVIKEYFANYFLHMSDVTFDLRYNQMNVHSGKAEPWKVTLVDTGETTMTGGRLKRVREYIGSEPFCFTYGDGVANVNISEVIEFHKQQKTLATLTAVQPPGRFGAIALHEGQTIIESFSEKTDGDGAYINAGFFVLDPQVIDFVENDSVMWEHEPLRKLAAMGQLSAYRHDGFWQPMDSLRDKNLLEDLWGSGQAPWKVW is encoded by the coding sequence ATGAAAGCAGTTATTTTGGCGGGTGGTTTGGGGACACGGCTCAGTGAAGAAACCAGCATTCGACCCAAGCCGATGGTGGAGATTGGCGGTAAGCCCATTCTCTGGCACATCATGAAAATTTACTCGGCCCACGGCATTGATGAGTTCATCATCTGCTGCGGCTACAAGGGCTATGTGATTAAGGAATACTTTGCTAACTACTTCCTCCACATGTCCGATGTCACCTTCGATCTGCGCTACAACCAGATGAACGTGCACAGCGGCAAGGCCGAACCCTGGAAAGTTACTCTGGTGGACACCGGAGAAACCACTATGACCGGGGGCCGTCTGAAGCGGGTGCGGGAATACATCGGCAGCGAGCCCTTCTGCTTCACCTACGGCGACGGTGTGGCCAACGTCAACATCAGCGAGGTGATTGAGTTCCACAAGCAGCAAAAGACCCTGGCTACCCTCACCGCTGTGCAACCGCCCGGACGCTTTGGGGCCATTGCGCTCCATGAGGGCCAAACCATCATTGAATCCTTCTCGGAGAAAACCGACGGCGACGGAGCCTACATCAACGCCGGGTTCTTTGTGCTCGATCCCCAGGTGATCGACTTCGTGGAGAATGATTCCGTGATGTGGGAACACGAACCCCTTCGCAAACTGGCGGCGATGGGGCAACTCTCCGCCTACCGCCACGATGGTTTTTGGCAGCCCATGGACAGCTTGCGCGACAAAAACCTGCTAGAAGACCTCTGGGGCAGCGGCCAGGCTCCCTGGAAGGTGTGGTAA
- a CDS encoding glycogen/starch/alpha-glucan phosphorylase: protein MTIPPFCPTVDVEDDRTGLSVETLRRAFADNLYYIQGKWPEVASINDFYLALAYTVRDRMMQRWLNTSRNYLRPEVRIVTYLSAEFLLGPHLGRNLINLGIEAPVKQAVQESGLDFDAIAAQEEEPGLGNGGLGRLAACYMESMASLQIPAIGYGIRYEFGIFDQQIRDGWQVESTDKWLQYGNPWEIAHPESAVTVGFGGHTEGYVDSDGRFRKRWLPAKQVKGIPYDTPIPGYRVNTVNTLRLWKAEAVESFDFQSFNVGNYYGAVNSKVTSENISKVLYPNDEQIEGKQLRLEQQFFFVSCALQDMIRIHLGSGRKLSTFHEKFTAQLNDTHPAVGVAELMRLLVDDHGMGWEEAWNVTRRTFAYTNHTLLPEALEKWSIYLFGSMLPRHLEIIYEINQHFMDQVRIQYLNDPAKLASLSLIDESGHRYVRMANLASLGSYAINGVAALHTELVKQTILKDFHELFPGKIHNVTNGVTPRRWIALANPRLAALYTEKVGEGWLQDMEQLRQIEGYADDAGFRQYWRQIKHAIKQDLAAYIGQHTGITVNPDSMFDVQVKRIHEYKRQHLNVLHIITLYERLKQNPNLEITPRTFIFGGKAAPGYFMAKLMIKFITAVGDVINNDPTIGDRLKVVFLPDYNVTFGQRVYPAADLSEQISTAGKEASGTGNMKFSMNGALTIGTLDGANVEIRELVGDENFFLFGLTADQVHDLKTSGHYNPWDYYHGNPRLKQTIDLINSGFFAKGDGGLFKPLTDNLLYGDPYLLLADYQSYIDAQDRADAVYQDPETWSRMSIINAVRMGKFSSDRSIRDYCRKIWQVEPVPIELKEYVQSQAGFKV from the coding sequence ATGACTATTCCTCCCTTTTGCCCCACGGTTGATGTTGAAGATGATCGCACAGGGTTGAGCGTAGAAACCCTGCGCCGCGCCTTTGCCGATAACCTGTACTACATCCAGGGCAAGTGGCCGGAGGTGGCCAGCATCAATGATTTCTACCTGGCCCTGGCCTACACGGTACGGGATCGGATGATGCAGCGTTGGCTGAACACCAGCCGCAACTACCTGCGTCCGGAGGTGCGGATTGTCACCTACCTATCGGCGGAATTTCTGCTGGGGCCGCACCTGGGACGGAACCTGATTAACCTTGGCATTGAAGCCCCCGTGAAGCAGGCGGTGCAGGAATCGGGGCTGGATTTTGACGCCATCGCGGCCCAGGAAGAGGAGCCCGGTTTGGGCAACGGTGGTCTGGGGCGATTGGCCGCTTGCTATATGGAGTCCATGGCCAGTTTGCAGATTCCCGCCATTGGCTACGGCATTCGCTACGAGTTCGGCATTTTTGACCAGCAAATCCGCGACGGCTGGCAGGTGGAAAGCACCGACAAATGGCTGCAATACGGCAACCCCTGGGAAATCGCCCACCCCGAATCCGCCGTGACCGTGGGCTTTGGCGGGCATACCGAGGGCTATGTGGATTCCGATGGCCGCTTCCGCAAGCGCTGGCTTCCGGCCAAGCAGGTGAAGGGCATCCCCTACGACACGCCCATCCCTGGCTATCGGGTCAACACCGTCAACACCCTGCGGCTGTGGAAGGCGGAGGCGGTGGAATCCTTTGATTTCCAGTCCTTCAACGTGGGCAACTACTACGGGGCCGTCAACAGCAAGGTGACATCGGAAAATATTTCCAAGGTGCTCTATCCCAACGACGAGCAGATCGAAGGCAAGCAATTGCGCCTAGAGCAGCAGTTTTTCTTCGTCTCCTGCGCTCTGCAAGACATGATCCGCATTCACCTGGGGTCGGGCCGCAAGCTCAGCACCTTCCACGAAAAATTTACCGCCCAGCTCAACGACACCCACCCGGCGGTGGGCGTGGCGGAACTGATGCGCCTGTTGGTGGATGACCACGGCATGGGCTGGGAGGAAGCCTGGAACGTCACCCGCCGCACCTTTGCCTACACCAACCACACCCTGCTGCCCGAAGCCCTGGAAAAATGGTCGATTTACCTGTTTGGCAGCATGTTGCCCCGCCATTTGGAAATCATCTACGAAATCAACCAGCACTTTATGGATCAGGTGCGGATTCAGTACCTCAACGATCCGGCCAAGCTGGCAAGCCTGTCGTTGATTGACGAATCGGGCCATCGCTATGTACGGATGGCGAACCTAGCCAGCCTCGGCAGCTACGCCATCAACGGCGTGGCGGCGCTGCACACAGAACTGGTAAAACAGACCATCCTCAAGGACTTCCACGAACTCTTCCCCGGCAAAATCCACAACGTCACCAATGGCGTCACGCCCCGCCGCTGGATTGCCCTGGCCAACCCCCGCCTCGCCGCCCTCTATACCGAAAAAGTGGGTGAGGGCTGGCTGCAAGATATGGAGCAACTGCGCCAGATCGAAGGCTACGCCGACGATGCCGGATTCCGGCAATACTGGCGGCAGATCAAGCACGCCATCAAGCAGGATCTCGCCGCCTACATCGGCCAGCACACGGGCATCACCGTCAACCCCGACTCGATGTTTGATGTGCAGGTGAAGCGCATCCACGAGTACAAACGCCAGCACCTCAACGTCCTTCACATCATCACCCTCTACGAACGCCTGAAGCAAAATCCCAACCTAGAGATTACGCCGCGCACCTTTATCTTTGGCGGCAAGGCGGCTCCGGGCTACTTCATGGCCAAACTGATGATCAAATTCATCACCGCCGTGGGGGATGTAATTAACAACGACCCCACCATTGGAGATCGGCTCAAGGTGGTGTTCCTGCCCGACTACAACGTCACCTTTGGCCAGCGGGTCTACCCCGCAGCGGATTTGTCCGAGCAAATATCCACCGCCGGAAAAGAAGCCTCCGGCACCGGGAACATGAAGTTCTCCATGAACGGAGCCCTCACCATCGGTACCTTAGACGGGGCCAACGTGGAAATTCGCGAACTGGTAGGTGACGAAAATTTCTTCCTCTTCGGCCTCACCGCCGATCAAGTCCATGACCTCAAGACCAGCGGCCACTATAACCCCTGGGACTACTATCACGGCAACCCTCGGCTGAAGCAAACCATCGACCTGATCAACTCCGGCTTCTTTGCCAAGGGCGATGGGGGCCTGTTCAAACCCCTCACCGACAACCTGCTCTACGGCGACCCCTACCTGCTCTTGGCGGACTACCAGAGCTACATCGACGCCCAGGATCGCGCCGATGCCGTCTACCAAGATCCCGAAACCTGGTCACGCATGTCTATTATCAACGCCGTGCGCATGGGCAAATTCTCCAGCGACCGATCCATCCGCGACTACTGCCGCAAAATCTGGCAGGTTGAGCCCGTACCCATCGAACTCAAAGAGTACGTCCAATCCCAAGCCGGATTTAAGGTGTAG
- the ppc gene encoding phosphoenolpyruvate carboxylase, which translates to MSSMLHPSGDLLPTPPSPQPETPEPLPTPTSQDLLLRHRLRVVEDLWENVLDHACGPELLNLLRQLRRMCSPEGQAPTTDEARVKAVVDVVEGLDLEDAIRASRAFALYFQLINIVEQHYEQRGQQQQYRAAYHTSDLAQWGSKPSPETHPSPEAEEGEEGINGHSFQADLLHRSMADPASQRREAGTFHWLFPTLKRLNVPPQLIQNLINQLDVRLVFTAHPTEIVRHTIRDKQRRIANILRQMDQAEEGAQTLGLTSSWEIESLKAQLTEEIRLWWRTDELHQFKPSVLDEVDYTLHYFQVVLFEALPQLYKRFERAITTTFPELDPPRHRFCRFGSWVGADRDGNPSVTPAVTWKTACYQRNLVLSKYITSIERLTDLLSLSLHWSEVLPELLESLEQDQVKMPEIYDQLAIRYRQEPYRLKLAYIKQRLKNTLARSERLYQGDPIVDRIRDVAPDASIYRDGEEFLAELRLIHRNLEATGLHCQEIDTLICQVEIFGFNLAQLDLRQESSRHSDAIDEITQYLQVLPQPYSELSEGEKTAWLVSELQTRRPLIPGELPFSERTCETIATLRMVRQLHQEFGPDICFSYVISMSHNVSDMLEVLLLAKEAGLYDPVTGLSGIQPVPLFETVEDLQRAPSAMEELFEIPLYLKMLQGRAAQIAASHVATSTPVPLQEVMLGYSDSNKDSGFLSSNWEIHKAQQALQETADKFSVALRIFHGRGGSVGRGGGPAYEAILAQPGRSIKGRIKITEQGEVLASKYNLPDLALYNLETVTTAVLQASILSNSFDDIKPWNATMEELAARSRRHYRQLIYEQPDLVDFFHQVTPIQEISQLQISSRPARRGGKKDLSSLRAIPWVFSWTQARFLLPSWYGVGTALEEFLQEAPEEHLKLLRYFYHKWPFFKMVVSKVEMTLAKVDLQIAEHYVRELSNPDDRERFIALFGSISKEFHLTRDKVLQITGHERLLDSDPDLQRSVYLRNGTIVPLGFLQVALLKRLRQYKDQAATGIIRSRYSQGELLRGALLTINGIAAGMRNTG; encoded by the coding sequence ATGAGCTCAATGCTGCATCCCTCTGGGGATCTTCTGCCCACTCCCCCATCCCCTCAACCAGAGACGCCTGAGCCCCTGCCTACGCCCACCAGCCAAGACCTGCTCCTGCGCCATCGACTGCGGGTGGTAGAAGACCTGTGGGAGAACGTGCTAGATCACGCCTGTGGGCCAGAATTGCTCAATCTGCTGCGCCAGTTGCGCCGGATGTGCTCTCCGGAGGGCCAAGCCCCTACCACCGATGAAGCACGGGTGAAGGCGGTGGTGGATGTGGTGGAGGGACTGGATTTGGAGGACGCCATTCGGGCTTCGCGGGCCTTCGCCCTCTATTTTCAGCTGATCAATATTGTTGAGCAGCACTACGAACAGCGGGGCCAGCAGCAGCAGTATCGAGCCGCCTACCACACCTCCGACCTGGCCCAGTGGGGCAGCAAGCCCAGCCCGGAGACCCATCCCAGCCCGGAGGCCGAGGAGGGCGAAGAGGGCATCAACGGCCACTCGTTCCAGGCGGATCTGCTGCACCGCAGCATGGCCGACCCCGCCAGCCAGCGCCGGGAGGCGGGCACCTTCCACTGGCTCTTCCCGACCCTGAAGCGGCTGAATGTGCCCCCCCAACTGATCCAAAACCTGATCAACCAGTTGGATGTGCGCCTGGTATTTACCGCTCACCCCACAGAAATTGTCCGCCACACCATCCGCGATAAGCAGCGCCGCATCGCCAACATTTTGCGCCAGATGGATCAAGCGGAGGAAGGGGCGCAAACCCTGGGCCTCACCTCCTCCTGGGAAATTGAGTCGCTCAAGGCCCAGCTCACCGAGGAAATCCGCCTCTGGTGGCGCACCGACGAACTGCACCAGTTCAAGCCCTCGGTGCTCGATGAAGTAGACTACACCCTCCACTACTTCCAGGTGGTGCTGTTTGAGGCGTTGCCCCAGCTCTACAAGCGCTTTGAGCGGGCCATTACCACCACCTTCCCAGAATTGGATCCGCCGCGCCATCGGTTTTGTCGCTTTGGCTCTTGGGTGGGGGCCGACCGCGATGGCAACCCCTCCGTTACCCCAGCGGTGACGTGGAAAACCGCCTGCTACCAGCGCAACCTAGTGCTCAGCAAGTACATCACCTCCATCGAGCGGCTGACGGATCTGCTGAGCCTGTCTTTGCACTGGAGTGAGGTGCTGCCGGAACTGCTGGAATCCCTGGAGCAAGACCAGGTGAAAATGCCGGAAATCTACGACCAGCTCGCCATCCGCTATCGCCAGGAACCCTATCGGCTGAAGCTGGCCTATATCAAGCAGCGGCTTAAAAACACCCTGGCCCGCAGCGAACGCCTCTACCAGGGCGATCCCATCGTGGATCGCATTCGGGACGTTGCCCCCGATGCCTCGATTTACCGCGATGGCGAAGAGTTTTTGGCCGAACTGCGGCTAATTCACCGCAACCTGGAGGCCACCGGGCTGCACTGCCAGGAGATCGATACCCTGATCTGCCAGGTGGAAATCTTTGGCTTCAACCTCGCCCAGCTTGACCTGCGCCAGGAAAGCTCCCGCCACTCCGATGCCATCGACGAAATTACCCAGTACCTCCAAGTGCTGCCCCAGCCCTACAGCGAGCTGTCGGAGGGGGAGAAAACGGCGTGGCTGGTGTCAGAGCTGCAAACCCGTCGTCCGCTGATTCCGGGAGAACTGCCCTTTTCCGAAAGAACCTGCGAAACCATCGCCACTCTGCGGATGGTGCGCCAACTCCACCAAGAGTTTGGCCCCGACATCTGCTTCAGCTACGTGATCAGCATGAGCCACAACGTCAGCGACATGCTGGAGGTGCTGCTGCTGGCCAAGGAAGCCGGACTCTACGACCCCGTCACCGGGCTGAGCGGCATTCAGCCCGTGCCCCTATTCGAGACTGTGGAAGACCTGCAACGCGCCCCCAGCGCCATGGAGGAGCTGTTCGAGATTCCCCTCTACCTGAAAATGCTGCAAGGCCGCGCCGCCCAAATTGCCGCCAGCCATGTGGCCACCTCCACCCCGGTGCCCCTGCAAGAGGTGATGCTGGGCTACTCCGACAGCAACAAAGACTCCGGCTTTCTCAGCAGCAACTGGGAAATCCACAAGGCCCAGCAGGCGCTCCAGGAAACGGCGGACAAGTTCTCGGTGGCGCTGCGGATTTTCCATGGTCGGGGCGGTTCCGTGGGGCGCGGCGGTGGCCCCGCCTACGAAGCCATCCTGGCCCAGCCCGGACGCAGCATCAAGGGCCGGATCAAAATCACCGAGCAGGGGGAAGTGCTCGCTTCCAAGTACAACCTACCCGACCTGGCCCTGTATAACCTCGAAACCGTGACCACGGCGGTGCTCCAGGCCAGCATCCTCAGCAACAGCTTCGACGACATCAAACCCTGGAACGCCACCATGGAGGAACTGGCGGCCCGTTCCCGTCGCCACTATCGCCAGCTCATCTACGAACAGCCGGATCTGGTGGATTTCTTCCACCAGGTCACGCCCATTCAAGAAATCAGCCAGTTGCAGATTAGCTCTCGGCCTGCCCGTCGCGGCGGCAAAAAGGATCTCAGCAGCCTGCGGGCCATCCCTTGGGTGTTTAGCTGGACTCAGGCCCGGTTCCTGCTGCCCTCCTGGTATGGCGTGGGCACGGCCTTGGAAGAATTCTTGCAGGAGGCCCCCGAAGAGCACCTGAAGCTGTTGCGCTACTTCTATCACAAGTGGCCCTTCTTCAAGATGGTGGTGTCTAAGGTGGAAATGACCCTGGCCAAGGTGGATTTGCAAATTGCCGAACACTACGTGCGGGAACTGTCGAACCCCGACGACCGGGAGCGCTTTATCGCCCTGTTTGGATCTATCTCCAAGGAGTTTCACCTCACCCGCGACAAGGTGCTGCAAATTACAGGCCACGAGCGCCTGCTGGACAGCGACCCCGATCTCCAGCGATCCGTCTACCTGCGGAACGGCACCATCGTCCCCCTAGGCTTCCTGCAAGTGGCCCTGCTGAAGCGCCTGCGCCAGTACAAAGACCAAGCGGCCACAGGCATCATCCGATCCCGCTATAGCCAGGGTGAGCTGTTGCGCGGTGCTCTGCTCACCATCAACGGTATTGCCGCTGGGATGCGAAATACGGGTTGA
- a CDS encoding NAD(P)H-dependent oxidoreductase: protein MIIVDTALQARHEAGNPVKVGMIGAGFMGWGIANQIVNYLPGMELVAVSSRTLASARKAYAEAGIDDPLEVTTQSALEDAIRAGKPAVTDDATLLCRAEGIDALIEVTGTIEFAAGVILEAIAHRKHVVMMNAELDGTIGPILKAYADEAGVILSGCDGDQPGVEMNLFRYVKSIGLKPLVCGNIKGLQDPYRNPTTQASFAAQWGQAAHMVTSFADGTKISFEQAIVANATGMKVSQRGMIGLDFRGHIDELTQVYDVESLKTWGGIVDYVVGAQPSPGVYVIGLMEDPKQQHYLRYYKKGDGPLYSFYTPYHLCHLEVPLSVARVVLCNDVVLAPIAGPMVDVITLAKTDLKAGETLDGIGYYKTYGQCENADVVQTQRLLPMGLAEGCRLKRDIPRDQAITYDDVILPEGRLCDKLRAEQDARFAPAKVLVEA, encoded by the coding sequence ATGATTATTGTGGATACCGCCCTACAGGCCCGTCACGAAGCGGGCAACCCGGTCAAAGTGGGCATGATTGGGGCTGGCTTTATGGGCTGGGGCATTGCCAATCAAATTGTGAACTACCTGCCAGGGATGGAACTGGTGGCGGTGTCTAGCCGCACCCTAGCCAGCGCCCGCAAAGCCTACGCCGAAGCCGGAATTGATGATCCCCTGGAAGTGACCACCCAATCCGCCCTAGAGGACGCCATCCGGGCTGGCAAACCCGCCGTCACCGACGACGCCACGTTGCTCTGTCGGGCGGAGGGCATCGATGCCCTGATTGAAGTAACGGGCACCATTGAGTTTGCGGCGGGTGTCATCCTCGAAGCTATCGCCCATCGCAAGCATGTGGTGATGATGAACGCCGAACTGGACGGCACCATCGGCCCCATCCTCAAAGCCTACGCCGACGAGGCGGGCGTTATCCTATCGGGCTGCGACGGCGACCAGCCCGGTGTGGAGATGAACCTGTTCCGCTACGTCAAGAGCATTGGTCTGAAGCCCCTGGTCTGCGGCAACATCAAGGGCTTGCAAGACCCCTACCGCAACCCCACCACCCAGGCCAGCTTTGCCGCCCAGTGGGGCCAAGCTGCCCACATGGTCACGAGCTTTGCCGACGGCACCAAAATCTCCTTTGAGCAAGCCATCGTGGCCAACGCCACAGGCATGAAGGTCTCCCAGCGGGGCATGATTGGCCTAGACTTTCGGGGCCACATTGACGAACTCACCCAGGTGTACGACGTCGAATCTCTGAAAACCTGGGGCGGCATTGTGGACTACGTGGTGGGAGCCCAGCCCTCGCCGGGGGTCTACGTCATCGGCCTGATGGAAGACCCCAAGCAGCAGCACTACCTGCGCTACTACAAAAAAGGCGACGGGCCGCTCTACTCCTTCTACACGCCCTACCACCTGTGCCATTTGGAAGTGCCGCTCTCGGTGGCGCGGGTGGTGCTGTGCAACGATGTGGTGCTAGCACCCATTGCAGGGCCGATGGTGGATGTGATTACCCTCGCCAAGACCGATCTGAAGGCCGGAGAAACCCTAGACGGCATCGGCTACTACAAAACCTACGGCCAGTGCGAAAATGCTGACGTGGTGCAGACCCAGCGCCTATTGCCCATGGGCCTAGCTGAGGGCTGTCGCCTGAAGCGGGATATCCCCAGGGATCAGGCCATCACCTACGACGACGTGATTTTGCCGGAAGGACGGCTGTGCGATAAGCTCCGGGCCGAACAGGATGCCCGCTTTGCCCCCGCCAAAGTCCTGGTTGAGGCGTAG
- the rfbG gene encoding CDP-glucose 4,6-dehydratase — translation MDLEFWRGKRVFVTGHTGFKGSWLSLWLQQLGAEVVGFSQPAPTEPSLFEAAQVAQGMTSLVGDVRDLEGITQAMDNAQPEIVLHLAAQPLVRYSYQNPVETYATNVMGTVNVLEAVRHTPSVRVAVIITSDKCYENREWVWGYRENEAMGGHDPYSNSKGCAELVTAAYRSSFFAPETYDQHRVAVASVRAGNVIGGGDWALDRLIPDMIKAFHQGQPVLIRNPHAIRPWQHVLEPLGGYLLLAEKLWHHGPDFVGGWNFGPHDEDAKPVSWIVDRLTTLWGDGATWELDGGSHPHEAHYLKLDCSKAKARLGWEPRLTLADTLEWVVEFYQGYYGGQSARSIAENQIQRYQARTPGEAILPQGVLPTSVPLPTA, via the coding sequence ATGGATCTTGAATTTTGGCGCGGTAAGCGGGTCTTTGTTACCGGACATACGGGCTTTAAGGGCAGTTGGCTGTCCCTCTGGCTACAGCAGCTAGGGGCTGAGGTGGTGGGCTTTTCGCAGCCTGCCCCCACGGAACCGAGCTTGTTTGAAGCGGCCCAAGTGGCCCAAGGAATGACCTCCCTCGTGGGCGACGTGCGCGATCTGGAGGGCATCACCCAGGCCATGGACAACGCCCAGCCGGAGATTGTGCTTCATCTCGCCGCCCAGCCCTTGGTGCGCTATTCCTACCAAAACCCGGTAGAAACCTACGCCACCAACGTGATGGGCACGGTCAATGTCCTAGAAGCGGTGCGCCACACCCCCAGCGTGCGGGTGGCGGTGATCATCACCAGCGACAAGTGCTACGAAAACCGGGAATGGGTTTGGGGCTACCGCGAAAACGAAGCTATGGGTGGCCACGATCCCTACTCCAACAGCAAGGGCTGTGCCGAACTGGTGACAGCGGCCTACCGTTCCTCCTTCTTTGCTCCCGAAACCTACGATCAGCACCGGGTGGCGGTGGCGTCGGTGCGGGCGGGCAACGTCATCGGCGGCGGCGACTGGGCCTTGGATCGGCTGATTCCCGACATGATTAAAGCCTTCCACCAGGGTCAGCCCGTGCTGATCCGCAACCCCCACGCCATTCGGCCCTGGCAGCATGTGCTGGAACCCCTGGGGGGCTACCTGCTGCTGGCGGAAAAGCTGTGGCACCACGGCCCAGACTTTGTGGGCGGCTGGAACTTTGGCCCCCACGACGAAGACGCCAAGCCCGTCTCCTGGATTGTGGATCGGCTCACCACCCTCTGGGGCGATGGGGCCACCTGGGAACTGGATGGCGGATCCCATCCCCACGAAGCCCACTACCTCAAGCTGGATTGCTCGAAGGCCAAGGCCCGCCTCGGTTGGGAACCCCGCCTTACCCTGGCGGATACTCTGGAATGGGTGGTGGAGTTTTACCAGGGCTACTATGGAGGACAATCGGCCCGATCCATTGCCGAGAACCAAATCCAGCGCTACCAGGCCCGCACCCCCGGCGAAGCGATTTTGCCCCAGGGTGTGTTGCCCACCTCAGTGCCCCTGCCCACCGCCTAG